A window from Pseudomonas alloputida encodes these proteins:
- a CDS encoding beta-ketoacyl-ACP synthase III: protein MHNVVISGTGLYTPAQSISNEELVASFNAWSQQFNQDNAAAIERGEVEAAPLSDAAFIEKASGIKSRFVMDKAGILDPQRMKPRLPERSNDEPSVLCEMAVAAARQALERAGRTAADVDGVIVACSNLQRPYPAIAIEVQQALGVQGFAFDMNVACSSATFGIQTAANSVALGQARAVLMVNPEVCTGHLNFRDRDSHFIFGDAATAVLLERADQATSAHQFDIVSSKLWTEFSNNIRNNFGFLNRAAEEGEGAADKLFIQEGRKVFREVCPKVAELIGEHLQENGLQPGDVKRFWLHQANLSMNQLIVKKLLGREVAEEEAPVILDRYANTSSAGSVIAFHLYQDDLAKGSLGVLSSFGAGYSIGSVILRKR, encoded by the coding sequence GTGCATAACGTCGTGATCAGCGGCACCGGCCTGTACACCCCGGCCCAGAGCATTTCCAACGAAGAGCTGGTGGCTTCCTTCAATGCCTGGTCGCAGCAGTTCAACCAGGACAACGCTGCCGCCATCGAGCGCGGTGAAGTCGAGGCGGCGCCGCTCTCCGACGCGGCGTTTATCGAAAAGGCCTCGGGCATCAAGAGCCGCTTTGTCATGGACAAGGCCGGTATCCTCGACCCGCAGCGCATGAAGCCGCGCCTGCCCGAGCGCAGCAACGATGAGCCGTCGGTGCTGTGTGAAATGGCCGTGGCCGCTGCCCGCCAGGCCCTGGAGCGCGCAGGCCGAACGGCGGCCGATGTCGACGGGGTGATCGTCGCCTGCTCCAACTTGCAGCGCCCTTACCCGGCGATCGCCATCGAAGTGCAACAGGCACTGGGTGTCCAGGGCTTTGCCTTCGACATGAACGTGGCCTGCTCGTCGGCCACCTTCGGCATCCAGACCGCCGCCAATAGCGTAGCGCTGGGCCAGGCGCGGGCGGTGCTGATGGTCAACCCCGAAGTGTGCACCGGCCACCTCAACTTCCGTGACCGCGACAGCCATTTCATTTTTGGCGATGCCGCCACCGCCGTGTTGCTGGAGCGTGCCGACCAGGCCACTTCGGCGCACCAGTTCGACATCGTCAGCAGCAAGCTCTGGACTGAGTTCTCCAACAACATCCGCAACAACTTCGGCTTCCTCAACCGTGCGGCGGAAGAGGGCGAAGGCGCTGCGGACAAGCTGTTCATACAGGAAGGCCGCAAGGTGTTCCGCGAGGTGTGCCCGAAGGTGGCCGAGCTGATCGGTGAGCACCTGCAGGAGAACGGGTTGCAACCAGGCGACGTGAAGCGCTTCTGGCTGCACCAGGCCAACCTCAGCATGAACCAGCTGATCGTCAAGAAACTGTTGGGGCGTGAAGTGGCCGAGGAAGAGGCACCGGTGATTCTGGACCGTTACGCCAATACCAGCTCGGCGGGGTCGGTGATTGCCTTCCACCTGTACCAGGATGACCTGGCCAAAGGCTCGTTGGGCGTGTTGAGCTCGTTTGGTGCGGGGTATTCGATTGGTAGTGTGATTCTGCGCAAGCGCTGA
- a CDS encoding putative porin — MRLVSTLTGVSLTGMMLALSAPASAAVDAKLLEMLRANGSINQAQYNELQGDLAKETKEKADQKAQSERMSSFEQKVAWAAKTQIKGDVRLRYEDVNVDDPNSSSGNQDRQRVRARVGFYSEINPQVDAGVRIATGSSADRRSTNQSFDNYFDKKSLWVDLAYLDWHPTAVPNLHLIGGKMQQPWVSMGDIIWDSDINPEGVAATYKADLGGAEVFASAGQYTLKDNVDGDGVQYKHDAQVYHGQLGAKFAPADVLKLTVGASIYGYDNDKEAAILQSFGNTTNEFNLVEGFGQIDFTGLAIPLSAYGQYVKNTDSTDGEDQAWLAGLKTKMGAWSLDYNYRDVQRNAVVSLFTDSDFGNGYTGSRGHKFKVGYEIDKNFSLGAAYLMAKTDLSQLPNSNADVDTLQVDLEAKF, encoded by the coding sequence ATGCGTCTTGTTTCCACACTTACCGGAGTAAGCCTCACCGGCATGATGCTGGCCCTGAGTGCCCCGGCCAGTGCTGCTGTCGACGCCAAGCTGCTCGAAATGCTCCGCGCCAATGGCTCGATCAACCAGGCGCAGTACAACGAACTGCAGGGCGACCTGGCAAAAGAAACCAAGGAAAAGGCCGACCAGAAAGCTCAGTCCGAACGTATGAGCTCCTTTGAACAAAAAGTGGCATGGGCCGCCAAGACCCAGATCAAGGGTGACGTGCGCCTGCGTTACGAAGACGTCAACGTCGACGATCCGAACAGCAGCAGCGGCAACCAGGACCGCCAGCGAGTACGTGCCCGTGTCGGCTTCTACAGCGAGATCAACCCGCAGGTCGACGCTGGGGTCCGTATCGCCACTGGCAGCAGCGCTGACCGACGTTCGACCAACCAGAGCTTCGACAACTACTTCGACAAGAAGTCGCTGTGGGTCGACCTGGCCTACCTCGACTGGCACCCGACTGCAGTGCCTAACCTGCACCTGATTGGCGGCAAGATGCAACAGCCTTGGGTGAGCATGGGCGACATCATCTGGGATAGCGACATCAACCCGGAAGGTGTGGCGGCCACTTACAAGGCTGACCTGGGCGGGGCCGAAGTCTTTGCCAGCGCCGGTCAGTACACCCTGAAGGACAACGTCGATGGTGACGGCGTCCAGTACAAGCACGATGCGCAGGTCTACCACGGCCAGTTGGGCGCCAAGTTCGCGCCGGCCGACGTGCTCAAGCTCACCGTGGGTGCCAGCATCTATGGTTACGACAACGACAAGGAAGCAGCCATCCTGCAGTCGTTCGGCAACACCACCAACGAGTTCAATCTGGTGGAAGGCTTTGGCCAGATCGACTTCACTGGCTTGGCCATTCCGTTGTCGGCCTATGGCCAGTACGTGAAGAACACCGACAGCACCGACGGCGAAGATCAGGCCTGGCTGGCTGGCCTGAAAACCAAAATGGGTGCCTGGAGCCTGGACTACAACTACCGCGATGTGCAGCGTAACGCGGTGGTCAGCCTGTTCACCGATTCGGACTTCGGCAACGGCTACACCGGTTCGCGCGGTCACAAGTTCAAGGTCGGTTACGAGATCGACAAGAACTTCTCCCTGGGTGCTGCCTACCTGATGGCCAAGACCGACCTGTCGCAGCTGCCGAACAGCAATGCTGACGTCGACACCCTGCAGGTAGACCTGGAAGCCAAGTTCTAA
- a CDS encoding GNAT family N-acetyltransferase, producing the protein MTSLYSLAHLRDLSTATWDALVPAGQPFLRHAFLSAMEDSGSVARNTGWAAEHLVLERDGQVRALLPAYRKWHSFGEYVFDHGWADACERAGIAYYPKLLGAVPFSPVSGPRLLTADPADGLLMLQALPEYLGKGGLSGAHINFTDPALDAQLAGLPGWMERLGCQFHWQNRGYRDFQDFLDSLSSRKRKQMRKEREQVAGQGIDFRWYRGDELDEAQWDFVFLCYANTYAVRRRAPYLTREFFSLLAERMPEAVRVVMARQGGRDVAMALSLVGGDSLFGRYWGCLDEFDRLHFETCFYQGMDFAIAEGYQRFDAGAQGEHKLIRGFEPVLTRSWHYLLHPGLRRAVEDFLLQEREGVKGYAEEARGMLPYRRD; encoded by the coding sequence GTGACCAGCCTGTACAGCCTTGCCCACCTGCGTGATCTTTCGACGGCCACCTGGGATGCCCTTGTGCCAGCCGGCCAACCCTTCCTGCGCCATGCTTTTCTCAGTGCAATGGAGGACAGCGGCAGCGTGGCGCGCAACACGGGCTGGGCCGCCGAGCACCTGGTGCTGGAGCGTGACGGACAGGTACGGGCGCTGTTGCCCGCGTACCGCAAGTGGCACTCGTTTGGCGAGTATGTGTTCGATCATGGTTGGGCCGATGCTTGTGAGCGGGCCGGTATCGCCTACTACCCAAAACTGCTTGGCGCTGTGCCGTTCAGCCCGGTCAGCGGCCCACGGCTGCTGACGGCCGATCCGGCTGACGGTTTGTTGATGCTGCAGGCCCTGCCGGAGTATCTGGGCAAGGGTGGGCTTTCCGGAGCGCACATCAACTTCACCGACCCGGCGCTGGACGCGCAGTTGGCGGGCCTGCCTGGGTGGATGGAACGCCTGGGCTGCCAGTTTCACTGGCAAAACCGGGGGTATCGCGACTTCCAGGACTTTCTCGACAGCCTCAGCTCGCGCAAGCGCAAGCAGATGCGCAAGGAGCGCGAGCAGGTGGCGGGGCAGGGTATCGACTTCCGCTGGTACCGCGGTGATGAACTGGACGAGGCACAGTGGGATTTCGTCTTTCTATGCTATGCCAACACCTATGCGGTGCGTCGTCGTGCCCCCTACCTGACGCGCGAATTTTTCAGTCTGCTGGCCGAGCGCATGCCCGAGGCGGTGCGCGTGGTGATGGCCCGCCAGGGTGGGCGTGATGTGGCCATGGCCTTGAGCCTGGTGGGCGGCGACAGCCTGTTTGGCCGCTACTGGGGCTGCCTGGATGAGTTCGACCGGCTGCATTTCGAGACGTGTTTCTACCAGGGCATGGACTTTGCCATTGCCGAGGGTTACCAGCGTTTCGATGCCGGGGCACAGGGCGAGCACAAGTTGATACGCGGGTTCGAGCCGGTGTTGACGCGGTCGTGGCATTACCTGCTGCACCCGGGGTTGCGGCGGGCGGTGGAGGATTTTCTGCTGCAGGAACGGGAAGGGGTCAAGGGGTATGCCGAAGAGGCGCGGGGGATGTTGCCCTACCGCCGGGACTGA
- a CDS encoding ABC transporter ATP-binding protein, with protein MLYRRFERLINIFREAPSEAPPSTVWPFYLYYLRQVWPSFVALLVVGLVASLIEVAMFSYLSRIIDLAQGTPNANFFSEHSGELIWMLVVILLLRPLFFGLHDLLVHQTINPGMTSLIRWQNHTYVLKQSLNFFQSDFAGRIAQRIMQTGNSLRDSAVQAVDALWHVLIYAITSLVLFAEADWRLMLPLLAWIVSYIAALFYFVPRVKERSVVSSDARSKLMGRIVDGYTNIATLKLFAHTDYEQQYAREAIREQTEKTQLASRVITSMDVVITTLNGLLVVATTGLALWLWSQSLITVGAIALATGLVIRIVNMSGWIMWVVNGIFENIGMVQDGLQTIAQPVTVTDPPNAPALKVSRGAVRFVDVDFHYGKATNVIEGLNLDIRPGEKIGLIGPSGAGKSTLVNLLLRLYDVQGGRILIDGQDIAKVSQASLRAQIGMITQDTSLLHRSIRENLLYGRPGASDAELHEAVRRARADEFIPQLSDAQGRTGFDAHVGERGVKLSGGQRQRIAIARVLLKNAPILIMDEATSALDSEVEAAIQESLETLMQGKTVIAIAHRLSTIARMDRLVVLDKGRIVESGSHSELLEQQGLYARLWHHQTGGFVGVD; from the coding sequence ATGCTGTACCGCCGTTTCGAAAGACTGATCAATATTTTCCGCGAGGCACCGAGCGAAGCCCCCCCGAGCACGGTGTGGCCGTTCTACCTGTATTACCTGCGCCAGGTGTGGCCCAGCTTCGTGGCCCTGCTGGTGGTCGGCCTGGTCGCCTCGCTGATCGAGGTGGCGATGTTCAGCTACCTCAGCCGGATCATCGACCTGGCCCAGGGTACGCCCAATGCCAACTTCTTTAGCGAGCACAGCGGCGAGCTGATCTGGATGCTGGTGGTGATTCTGCTGCTGCGGCCATTGTTCTTCGGCCTGCACGACCTGCTGGTGCACCAGACTATCAACCCCGGCATGACCAGCCTGATCCGCTGGCAAAACCATACCTATGTGCTCAAGCAGAGCCTGAACTTCTTTCAGAGCGACTTCGCCGGGCGTATTGCCCAGCGCATCATGCAGACCGGCAATTCGCTGCGCGATTCCGCCGTGCAGGCGGTGGACGCGCTATGGCATGTGCTGATCTACGCCATCACCTCGCTGGTGCTGTTCGCCGAGGCCGACTGGCGCCTGATGCTGCCGCTGCTGGCGTGGATCGTCAGCTACATTGCAGCGCTGTTCTACTTCGTGCCACGGGTCAAGGAGCGCTCGGTGGTGTCTTCGGACGCACGTTCCAAGCTGATGGGGCGTATCGTCGACGGCTACACCAACATCGCAACGCTGAAGCTGTTCGCCCATACCGACTACGAACAGCAGTATGCGCGTGAGGCAATCCGCGAGCAGACCGAGAAAACCCAGCTGGCCTCCCGGGTGATCACCAGCATGGACGTGGTCATCACCACCCTCAATGGCCTGCTGGTGGTCGCCACCACCGGCCTTGCCCTGTGGCTGTGGAGCCAATCGCTGATCACCGTGGGTGCCATCGCCCTGGCCACTGGCCTGGTGATCCGCATCGTCAACATGTCGGGCTGGATCATGTGGGTGGTCAACGGCATCTTCGAGAACATCGGCATGGTGCAGGACGGCCTGCAGACCATCGCCCAGCCGGTCACCGTCACCGACCCGCCCAATGCGCCGGCCCTGAAGGTCAGCCGCGGCGCGGTGCGTTTCGTTGACGTCGACTTCCATTACGGCAAGGCCACCAATGTCATAGAAGGGCTCAACCTGGACATCCGCCCGGGTGAGAAAATCGGTTTGATCGGCCCGTCCGGGGCAGGCAAGTCGACTCTGGTCAACCTGCTGTTGCGTCTGTACGACGTGCAGGGTGGGCGCATCCTCATCGACGGCCAGGACATTGCCAAGGTGAGCCAGGCCAGCCTGCGTGCACAGATCGGCATGATCACCCAGGATACCTCGCTGCTGCACCGTTCGATTCGCGAAAACCTGCTGTACGGCCGCCCCGGTGCCAGCGATGCAGAACTGCATGAAGCTGTGCGCCGCGCGCGGGCTGACGAGTTCATCCCACAGCTTTCGGATGCCCAGGGCCGCACCGGTTTCGATGCCCATGTGGGCGAACGCGGGGTCAAGCTGTCGGGTGGCCAGCGTCAGCGTATCGCCATTGCACGGGTCCTGTTGAAGAATGCGCCGATCCTGATCATGGACGAGGCCACCTCGGCGCTGGATTCGGAAGTGGAAGCGGCGATCCAGGAAAGCCTGGAGACGCTGATGCAGGGCAAGACGGTAATCGCCATTGCCCACCGGCTTTCCACCATTGCCCGTATGGACCGGCTGGTGGTGCTGGACAAGGGGCGAATTGTCGAGAGTGGCAGCCACAGTGAGTTGCTGGAGCAGCAAGGGCTGTATGCCCGGTTGTGGCACCACCAGACCGGAGGTTTTGTCGGGGTCGATTGA
- a CDS encoding peptidylprolyl isomerase A — protein MLKKLLLTACSVAFATSVMASDKTPHVLLDTSFGQVEIELNAEKAPLSTKNFLQYVDSGFYNNTIFHRVIPGFMVQGGGFTDQMVQKNTNDPIKNEASNGLQNTRGTLSMARTSNPNSATSQFFINVADNDFLNPGRDAGYAVFGKVTKGMEVVDQIVNSPTTIKKGMRDVPADPVYIKSAKRID, from the coding sequence ATGCTGAAAAAACTCCTGCTCACCGCCTGCTCGGTCGCCTTCGCCACCAGTGTCATGGCTTCCGACAAGACCCCGCACGTCCTGCTGGACACCAGCTTCGGCCAGGTCGAAATCGAGCTGAACGCCGAGAAGGCACCGCTCAGTACCAAGAACTTCCTGCAGTACGTGGACAGCGGCTTCTACAACAACACCATCTTCCACCGCGTGATCCCGGGGTTCATGGTCCAGGGCGGCGGTTTCACTGACCAGATGGTGCAGAAGAACACCAACGACCCGATCAAGAACGAGGCCAGCAACGGCCTGCAGAACACCCGCGGCACCCTGTCGATGGCACGCACGTCCAACCCGAACTCGGCCACCAGCCAATTCTTCATCAACGTCGCCGACAACGACTTCCTCAACCCAGGCCGCGACGCCGGTTATGCCGTGTTCGGCAAGGTGACCAAAGGCATGGAAGTGGTCGATCAGATCGTCAACTCGCCGACCACCATCAAAAAAGGCATGCGCGACGTACCGGCCGATCCGGTCTATATCAAGTCCGCCAAACGTATCGACTGA
- a CDS encoding alpha/beta fold hydrolase gives MAYFEHEGCTLHYEEYGQGEPLVLLHGLGSSCQDWELQVPLFSRHYRVILMDIRGHGRSDKPADGYQIATFSADLLALLEHLHTGPVHFVGLSMGGMVGFQFAVDHPQWLRSLCIVNSAPEVKRRTRSDWAWWLKRWSLARILSVETVGKGLAERLFPKPQQADLRQKMAQRWARNDKRAYLKSFDAIVDWGVQERIGQIHCPTLVIAADHDYTPIQLKERYVALIPNARLVVVDDSRHATPLDQPEVFNQTLLQFLAAASTSQGSLSPC, from the coding sequence ATGGCCTATTTCGAACACGAAGGATGCACGCTGCATTACGAGGAATATGGCCAGGGCGAACCCTTGGTGCTGCTACACGGCCTGGGCTCCAGCTGCCAGGACTGGGAGTTGCAGGTGCCGCTGTTCAGCCGCCACTACCGGGTGATACTCATGGACATCCGCGGCCACGGTCGCTCCGACAAACCCGCTGACGGTTACCAGATCGCCACCTTCAGTGCCGACCTGCTGGCCCTGCTCGAACACTTGCACACAGGCCCGGTGCACTTCGTCGGCTTGTCCATGGGCGGCATGGTCGGCTTCCAGTTTGCCGTCGACCACCCTCAATGGTTGCGCAGCCTGTGCATCGTCAACAGCGCCCCTGAGGTCAAGCGCCGCACCCGCAGTGACTGGGCGTGGTGGCTCAAGCGCTGGAGCCTGGCGCGCATCCTCAGTGTCGAAACCGTCGGCAAGGGGCTGGCCGAGCGGCTGTTCCCCAAACCACAACAAGCAGACCTGCGGCAGAAAATGGCCCAGCGCTGGGCGCGCAACGACAAGCGCGCCTACCTGAAAAGCTTCGACGCCATCGTCGACTGGGGCGTGCAGGAACGCATCGGGCAGATTCACTGTCCTACCCTGGTGATCGCCGCCGACCACGATTACACGCCGATACAACTCAAAGAGCGCTATGTCGCCCTCATACCCAACGCCAGGCTGGTCGTCGTCGACGATTCCCGGCACGCTACACCCCTCGATCAACCCGAGGTCTTCAACCAGACCCTGCTGCAGTTCCTCGCAGCCGCTTCCACCTCTCAAGGATCTTTGAGCCCATGCTGA
- a CDS encoding LysR family transcriptional regulator produces MKAPRVTLDQWRTLQAVVDHGGFAQAAEALHRSQSSVSYTVARMQEQLGVPLLRIDGRKAVLTEAGNVLLRRSRHLVKQASQLEDLAHHMEQGWEAEVRLVVDAAYPSARLVRALAAFMPQSRGCRVRLREEVLSGVEEVMHEGIADLAISSYSIGGYLGAELSAVEFIAVAHPEHSLHRLGRELTFQDLESQLQVVIRDSGRAQPRDVGWLGAEQRWTVGSLGTAATFVSSGLGFAWLPRHMIERELREGVLKPLPLDQGGSRHPLFYLYSSKEKTLGPATQILIDLLRNFDTAPLDVPFAAPPQA; encoded by the coding sequence ATGAAAGCGCCGCGCGTAACCCTTGACCAGTGGCGAACCCTGCAAGCAGTGGTCGATCACGGCGGGTTTGCCCAGGCCGCCGAGGCCTTGCACCGCTCGCAGTCATCGGTCAGCTACACCGTGGCCCGCATGCAGGAGCAGCTGGGCGTCCCGCTGTTGCGCATCGATGGCCGCAAGGCGGTGCTGACCGAGGCCGGCAATGTGCTGCTGCGCCGCTCGCGCCACCTGGTCAAGCAGGCCAGCCAGCTCGAAGACCTGGCCCACCACATGGAACAGGGCTGGGAAGCCGAGGTGCGCCTGGTGGTCGATGCCGCCTACCCCAGCGCCCGCCTGGTGCGCGCGCTGGCTGCGTTCATGCCACAAAGCCGTGGCTGCCGGGTGCGCCTGCGTGAAGAAGTGCTGTCTGGCGTGGAGGAAGTGATGCACGAAGGCATCGCCGACCTGGCCATCAGCAGCTACAGCATCGGCGGCTACCTGGGCGCCGAATTGAGCGCAGTGGAATTCATCGCCGTCGCCCACCCCGAACACAGCCTGCACCGCCTGGGACGCGAACTGACCTTCCAGGACCTGGAAAGCCAGCTGCAGGTGGTGATTCGTGACTCCGGCCGCGCCCAACCGCGCGACGTCGGCTGGCTGGGCGCCGAGCAGCGCTGGACCGTCGGCAGCCTGGGCACCGCCGCCACCTTCGTCAGCAGCGGCCTGGGCTTTGCCTGGCTGCCCCGTCACATGATCGAGCGCGAGCTGCGCGAAGGCGTGCTCAAGCCATTGCCGCTGGATCAGGGTGGCAGCCGCCACCCACTGTTCTACCTTTATTCGAGCAAAGAGAAGACCCTGGGCCCGGCCACGCAGATTCTCATCGACCTGCTGCGCAATTTCGACACCGCGCCACTGGACGTGCCCTTCGCAGCCCCCCCACAAGCCTGA
- a CDS encoding FMN-dependent NADH-azoreductase, giving the protein MSRVLIIESSARQQDSVSRQLTKDFIQQWQAAHPADQITVRDLAVSPVPHLDANLLGGWMKPEEQRSAAELEALARSNELTDELLAADVLVMAAPMYNFTIPSTLKAWLDHVLRAGITFKYTPTGPQGLLTGKRAIVLTARGGIHAGASSDHQEPYLRQVMAFIGIHDVDFIHAEGLNMSGEFHEKGVNQAKAKLAAVA; this is encoded by the coding sequence ATGTCCCGCGTACTGATCATCGAAAGCAGCGCCCGCCAGCAGGATTCCGTTTCCCGTCAGCTGACCAAGGACTTCATCCAGCAATGGCAGGCCGCCCACCCGGCCGATCAGATCACTGTGCGCGACCTGGCAGTAAGCCCGGTTCCCCACCTGGATGCGAACCTGCTGGGCGGCTGGATGAAACCCGAAGAACAGCGCAGTGCCGCCGAACTGGAGGCCCTGGCCCGTTCCAACGAACTGACGGATGAGTTGTTGGCTGCCGACGTACTGGTGATGGCTGCGCCCATGTACAACTTCACCATCCCCAGCACCCTGAAAGCCTGGCTGGACCATGTGCTGCGTGCCGGCATCACCTTCAAATACACCCCGACCGGCCCGCAAGGCCTGCTGACTGGCAAGCGCGCCATCGTCCTGACTGCCCGCGGCGGCATCCATGCGGGTGCCAGCAGTGACCATCAGGAACCGTACCTGCGCCAGGTCATGGCTTTCATCGGCATCCACGATGTCGACTTCATCCATGCCGAAGGCCTGAACATGAGCGGCGAGTTCCACGAGAAGGGCGTCAACCAGGCCAAGGCCAAGCTGGCAGCGGTGGCCTGA
- a CDS encoding carboxylate/amino acid/amine transporter: MGYLIIVALIQAFSFSLIGEYLAGHVDSYFAVLARVLLAGLVFLPLTRWRQVEPRFMRSMLLIGALQYGITYVCLYLSFRVLTVPEVLLFTILTPLHVTLIEDALNRRFNAWALVAALVAVAGAAVIRFDSISGEFFIGFLLLQLANFTYAAGQVLYRHLVARHPSDLPHYARFGYFYLGALLVVLPAFLLFGNTQHLPSTDVQWLVLLFLGLCPTALGLYWWNKGACLVSGGTLAVMNNLHVPVGLLLNLLIWNQHEPLGRLFIGGGIILASVWLSRLGGRAQAPLAGKA; this comes from the coding sequence ATGGGCTATCTGATAATCGTCGCGCTGATCCAGGCGTTTTCCTTCAGCTTGATCGGCGAGTACCTGGCCGGGCACGTCGACAGCTATTTCGCAGTGCTCGCCAGGGTGCTGCTGGCCGGCCTGGTGTTCCTGCCGCTGACCCGCTGGCGCCAGGTCGAGCCACGCTTCATGCGTTCCATGCTGCTGATTGGCGCGCTGCAGTACGGCATCACCTATGTCTGCCTGTACCTGAGCTTCCGCGTGCTCACCGTACCGGAGGTGCTGCTGTTCACGATCCTGACGCCGCTACACGTGACCTTGATCGAAGATGCCCTGAACCGGCGCTTCAACGCTTGGGCGCTAGTGGCCGCGCTGGTCGCCGTGGCCGGTGCTGCCGTGATCCGCTTCGACAGCATCAGCGGCGAGTTTTTCATCGGCTTCCTGCTGCTGCAACTGGCCAACTTCACCTACGCTGCCGGCCAGGTGCTGTACCGTCACTTGGTCGCTCGCCACCCCAGCGACCTGCCACACTACGCCCGCTTCGGTTACTTCTACCTCGGTGCGTTGCTGGTGGTGCTGCCGGCCTTCCTGCTGTTCGGCAATACCCAGCACTTGCCGAGCACTGACGTGCAATGGCTGGTGCTGTTGTTCCTGGGGCTGTGTCCGACGGCGCTGGGGCTGTACTGGTGGAACAAAGGTGCATGCCTGGTTTCTGGCGGTACGCTGGCGGTGATGAACAACCTGCATGTGCCGGTGGGGCTGCTGCTGAACCTGTTGATCTGGAACCAGCACGAGCCGTTGGGGCGGCTGTTCATCGGCGGGGGGATCATCCTGGCGTCGGTGTGGCTGAGCCGCCTGGGTGGGCGCGCACAGGCGCCGCTGGCCGGCAAGGCCTGA
- a CDS encoding VPA1262 family N-terminal domain-containing protein: protein MTQARSQNIKEAVGALNYLITPGVLGQFTWFEAVEVIAFGTDSDGKKVVRNIFSIYVAEQGEKPISPKSPFIDAKSKKLKGFDGWSFRVSKRPVDIGELMASLCSYGRSGTWAPPGQPALEVGSLVAAPPVFCPPNSRIEVPLNAVLKNNYWSGSYLVELKDEGKSRLVDLVRKEALFEELSEWLVTMLPLNLAIVPDRIGDVLFQIPANALLAEFRRRPNMPLEICLAWSPVVSPRAIVGEYRIEHDGIISCLTRFDLSEGVTKIDIPQASGDLQFSVWDVENGVLLAASTTFAQGGKWRFSSETSSGMEAPRRFRVTSPNGDVEIHEIALMEPSGGWRNHRQPRHPEDVDWKAIRQLKAKMKQFVVSRKFLQYGLEGSNRQDERVRALDDLRVLIRSVSQGAVYLWDPYLSANDILNTLAFCTDAGTQLWGLTSVKPSKMRPDCSDDADDELTEADPAGATDRVKWITAQQELLNQAFTGSPCMKLEFRMSWGIQRSFHDRFLIFPGLGRGRTRVWSLGASINHIGAQHCIVQEVTYPEPVLQAFQSFWNQSAKPEHLIWKYS from the coding sequence ATGACTCAAGCTAGGTCGCAGAACATTAAAGAAGCAGTTGGTGCATTAAATTATTTAATTACTCCGGGCGTGCTGGGGCAGTTTACATGGTTTGAAGCAGTTGAAGTCATCGCTTTTGGTACCGATTCGGATGGTAAGAAAGTTGTACGAAATATCTTCTCAATTTATGTGGCGGAACAGGGCGAAAAGCCAATCTCACCGAAGTCGCCTTTTATAGATGCAAAATCAAAAAAGCTAAAGGGCTTTGATGGGTGGAGTTTTAGAGTTTCAAAACGTCCCGTGGATATCGGCGAGCTTATGGCGAGTCTCTGCTCTTATGGTCGTAGTGGGACTTGGGCGCCACCAGGGCAGCCTGCTCTTGAGGTTGGAAGTTTAGTAGCTGCTCCACCAGTGTTTTGCCCTCCGAACTCGCGGATTGAGGTGCCACTTAACGCCGTTTTAAAGAATAACTATTGGTCTGGGTCATACCTTGTTGAGCTCAAGGATGAGGGTAAGTCAAGATTGGTGGATTTAGTTCGTAAAGAGGCTCTTTTCGAAGAGCTATCTGAGTGGCTCGTGACGATGCTTCCGCTGAACCTTGCAATTGTCCCTGATCGCATAGGCGATGTGCTGTTCCAAATTCCTGCCAATGCATTGCTTGCCGAGTTTCGTCGGCGCCCAAACATGCCGCTTGAGATATGCTTGGCTTGGAGTCCTGTCGTTTCCCCACGAGCTATAGTTGGGGAGTATCGTATTGAGCATGACGGTATAATTTCTTGCCTTACTCGCTTTGATTTGAGCGAGGGTGTAACGAAGATAGATATACCGCAAGCGTCCGGGGATTTACAGTTTTCGGTCTGGGATGTGGAAAACGGCGTCCTCCTTGCTGCGTCAACTACGTTTGCACAAGGAGGGAAGTGGCGTTTTTCTTCAGAAACTAGTAGTGGAATGGAGGCGCCAAGGCGATTCAGAGTAACTAGCCCTAACGGAGACGTCGAAATACACGAAATCGCGCTGATGGAACCCTCAGGGGGATGGCGAAACCATCGGCAACCACGACACCCTGAGGACGTTGATTGGAAAGCGATAAGGCAGCTGAAAGCAAAGATGAAGCAGTTTGTTGTGTCTCGTAAATTCTTGCAATATGGCCTTGAAGGAAGTAATAGGCAAGATGAGAGGGTTCGAGCGTTGGATGACTTGCGCGTACTGATCCGCTCAGTCAGCCAAGGGGCAGTCTACCTATGGGATCCATACTTGTCGGCAAATGACATTCTCAACACTCTTGCTTTTTGTACTGACGCGGGGACTCAGCTCTGGGGGTTAACGTCTGTTAAACCATCAAAGATGCGTCCGGACTGCTCAGATGATGCGGACGACGAGTTAACTGAGGCCGACCCAGCTGGCGCGACAGATCGCGTGAAATGGATAACTGCTCAGCAAGAATTACTGAATCAAGCTTTTACGGGCTCGCCATGTATGAAGCTTGAATTTCGCATGAGCTGGGGTATTCAGAGAAGCTTTCATGATAGGTTTCTAATTTTTCCAGGGTTAGGCCGAGGCCGCACACGAGTATGGTCTCTTGGTGCATCGATAAATCACATTGGTGCGCAGCATTGTATTGTTCAGGAGGTGACCTATCCTGAGCCCGTACTCCAGGCTTTCCAAAGCTTTTGGAATCAAAGTGCTAAACCTGAACACCTGATATGGAAGTACTCATGA